TTGGCTGCAAATACGTTTACATGTAACTAATCTGCATATATTCAGTAGCAACATTCAGTGCTGATTGAGGAGGTTGTGTGATATTCATATATCACCTTGGGAAGTAAAGATGTGAATGTTCCTacagactttttccagactcaaattccagactttttctctgtagattttttggaccatatttgacatccgAGTACAGATAGATATTTATtgagtaaatattattatataaatgaatattataagttattttatataatattatcatACAAGTAAATATTATGAAGTCATCAATTCACATTTTCTCCAGAGAGTAGATTGGGATGTGCATGTGCAGATTgacattgaaatattgattcttCCAATTCTGACGTCACCTGTTCTATTTAAACTTTTGggtgaatgtttattttatcatcaacagggggaacaacagtacaaagtaactaGCTGTCACCAGGATAATCAAATTAACTTCTTATCCTTCCGCGGGTCACAGTCATATGTAAACTACGGCTCAGTAGATACATAGGGGCAGTGGCAGGGACAGAGTGTGTGTAGCTGTGGCGAAGTTTATCACTGACcgtgggaaaatgattcactagaCTACAGCGACTGAGACGGTTCGTTagttttctaaaatctttggattcaggtctgtttagacttcagtctggaaacacaaatatttttcaatactcttttcctttttccatatTTATCCAGAactggaaatttaaaaaaaaatcaaattctaTACTTTTCTATGCTGCGTTGGAaccctgtttttattattcaaacatGACCGTGATCCATTGTTTTAGTAATTTAGTGGATTTATTTCCATAACGTCAACCACAAATTTGATACAGAGATATTAAAAAGGGGTCCAACTATAGTCCTGAAACATTGAAGAAGGTAAAAATAAAGTAGGTAGTATGAATATTCGCATATGAGTTCAATATGAATGTCTCGCCATAACCAAGACGGCAATTTGTTGTGTGCAAAATGGCTGGACACAAGACAAGATAACTGTGGGGGAACAAATGACTAAGTATCAGAACCTGTGAGTGCAGTAAGTCTGAGTAAACAGTGGTGCGTTGACGTCTCTGGGCTGTGTTTGCTCACCGTCTCTGAAACATCACCACTTCGTCTGCCTTCAGGTCCAACATCTCCAGCTTCCGTCCCTTCTCAATGACGTCGGGATGCTTGCGGACCAGCAGCCAACCGATGTGGGCGAAGAAGAACCCCCGCACGGCGTTGTGGGGGTCCGCGTCTGTCTCGGAGTACTTGTGATGGACACGGTGGTCCCTCGCCCACTCGTACACGTCATTCTGCTCATACACACACgggcagagagagcgagagagagagagagagagagagagagagaggattacATGAGGGGCCCATATACTGTAGATATCCATGGAAGTCATCATCAGATTAAGGTCGGGGATCATGtggcaataaaacaataaaggtTTATGAAATGCTGCACTGTTATTTGAAAACGACACCCTGTCAATCTAACTTTGAGAGTAAACTTCATGGATATTAAGCATTAAGATCCCCTCCTGGCATCTTTGATCACATGTAAAAATGGTGTAAGAGATAACTTGTAGTATACCCGCCCCACATTGAGTGCATCATTCTGCAGAGACAAGGTGGTGGAAtattatatttagatttttcttttatacctGAAAGGCCATTGAGTTGGCGAGAGCGAGGAAGACTCGCAGGGGGAAAGAAGCCTTGTAGGATCTGTGGCTCCATAATCTGTGCGCACCAGCAGTCACACCGAGAGCACTGATGAGGTAGCACACGACGgctggaagagggagagagagaggacagaaatgTTAGCAGGAGCAGAGATaattttatcccccccccaccaccaccaggggaAGAGTCACTGGGACACCACGTTCTTTCCATCACACCCAGGAAAAAAGTCATCTATGTGCAGAGATGGGACGCTGGGGGGCCGGGGGCGCAGGTCGGCCCCTCGCGGTATCGCCACTCTGCAAACGctggatgttgtttttctcacagaGTCCCCAGACAAGACGACACAGGATTTGAGGACCGGGGGCTTCTTGGCGAAGGAACATTCTGTTGTGGTGCCACGCTGGCTCACAATGGGATGTCTATGGGAACGGCGATTGTGCTTTGTCTTCCCCCGGTGAAATAATATGCGGCTCAGCATTgcaatgagaggagagaaattatGCAAGCGCCAGAGTGGACACAAAGTTGGGACTGTTCAGGAATCTGACTGAGTCATGCCTCTaaagtctatatatatatatatatatatatatatatatatatatatatatatatatatatatatacacatgcacataggACACAAACTCTAATTATTCAGCAAACGCTGGAATCTGGACACTCTCTGGTATTGACACATGCCGCGCAGATCAACAAGTCCAAAGTAGTTTGGAATCAGCCACAGATTGGAGCTcttaattataaaaataaaaaaaaaaggcggggGGTGTGGTCAAAAAATCGAAATTGATTTAGATGTTTACAAGCGTGGACGTGTGTAACCAAAATCACAAGGGCCACAGTGACTCATTCTCCACTATTCCCACTGGCATCACGGCCCCCTCGGGCGGCGTTGCACTGTATTAGCAGTGATCACACAACATCAGCACATTCTGTTCTCTGACTGTGGCCTACggccgggggcgggggggcggggggcaaaccccccaaacacagagaaaatactGTGACAGACCGCCTCcgtatttttttgttggggttattttttaaccagaaaaacagaaagaaaaaacaacccacttACTCCAGGCGAGGGTGAAGCCCGACGCGCGGGGGAGGACGACCAGTCCGTAGAGCGCGCCGGCGTGCAGCAGGGACATCAGGACGATGTTCCTCCACACCAGCGTCGTCGGCGGCTTGGGACCCTCTTTCTCCCTGTAGGTGTCGTCGAACACAtcgtccgccgccgccgccgtcgtcgtcgaCGATGCCGCCTGTTCCGTCGCCGCGTCGCCgttccgctgctgctgcttgtcggCGCGGCGGCTCCTGGTTTCCGTCTCGGTCATTGTACGGATGGAAGAACCGGGGGGGGGATTTCTGTGAGAGCGCGCggcggggagagagaagggcagAAGTTGCTCAGATATGAATGTGCGCAGCAGGAtacaggaacagacagagggagggagggagggagggagagagagaaagagggagggagagagagaaagagggagggagagagagagagggagggagagagagaaagagggagggagggagggagagagagagagagagggagggagggagagagagagagagagagagagagagagagagggagggagggagagagagggaggaagggagagagggagggagcgagagagagagagagagggagggacggagggagagagggagggagggagggagagagggagagagagagagaaagagggagggagagagagaaagagggagggagagagagagagggagagagggggagagagagagagagagagagagagagagagggaggaagggagagagagagagggagagagagagagagagggagagagagggagggagggagggagagggagggagagagagagagggagagagggggagagagagggagggagggagggagagagagggagagggagggagagagagaaagagggagggagagagagagagggagagagggggagagagagagagagagagagagagggaggaagggagagagagagagggagagagagagagagagggagagagagggagggagggagggagagggagggagagagagagagggagagagggggagagagagagagagagagagggagagagagggagggagagagagagagagagggagagagagggagggagggagggagagagagagagagagggagagagggaggaagggagagagagagagaggagcgagagagagagagagagggagggagagagagggaggaagggagagagggaggaagggagagagggagagagggagagagagggagggagggagagagagagagagagggagagagggaggaagggagagagagagagaggagcgagagagagagagagagggagggagagagagggaggaagggagagagggagggagagagagagagagagagggagagagagggagggagggagggagagagagggagggagagagagagagagagaggagcgagagagagagagagagggagggagagagagggaggaagggagagagggagggagagagagagagagagagagagggagggggcggaaGGTACGGCGGTTGGCAGTGCGCGCGCGGGCGCAGCGCCGCGGTCGAAGCGGCGGTCGGAGACACGCCAGTGTCATGCCGGTGTGGCACGATGCCACACTCCACCTCCCCGACGGTTCCTCGTCGTGTCACCACCTCACTTCACTTCACATTCCCATCCATTCGTATCATTGCCGTCTTGTCCCGAGCGACGATCTGCAGAATGCCGGAGTGGCCACTTCCGTCACCCGTGTCCGACAAACCACTCTGACACTCTGACACTTTGTTCTACTGGCGTGTGCCAAGTGTCATTGGTCAAGGGCTGGATTGCAACATCCCCCATGGGGCCGAAGACCCTGACAGTgacccccctcccaaaaaaaaagcctgcagcATCACGCCATATCATTCGGGTGTGTCATTACGTAATGAATCAAgcatttgtttgacttttttttcctcccttttttgcTGATGCGACAGTAACAGGTTGTCTTGAAGGCGTGTCCTATAGGACCTCGTGTGAACATCTAGTTTTCAGACCTTTTCTCAATTACTTATTTATTATAAGCAAGTATTTAGTCTACAATATGCAATATTTGcactactgcactatttccaatgttaatatttcatgtaaattctttataatGATTATACTAattctcttaatttttttgcaaatcgtatattttacatttatttatctatatattgtatatcttcttttttttaagtgtgctgCGTgcaacgtgctgctgttacaccggaattgCTATtgaaagtaactatctatctatctattacaTTTGCATGTATTGTCCTACAAACttttttaaaccacacacacacacaaaggtgttAATTTCACCATCTTCCATAAAACTGGGTTAAGTagttaaaatattcaaatatgagGAGCTGGAACTGTATTTTCCTCGCCTAATTTATTATTCGAACTATTAATCAAGTGTCAAGACGTATTGCCCGTGAATTTTCCCGACTTAAGTTCTCTGGACCACTGGTCGGTTTTCTGCCACGCAGATCCAACGTGCAAACTTCTGCCCCGCGGCCCTGCAGGACAGTGATTCATCCGGCCATGTGCGCACCCACTGGTACTATGCGAACGAGTGATGCGGCCGCATACCGACACACAGTAGGGACACCATACAAACCTGTCGGGAGTGGCGTTCAAGTGCAACATACACCGCCCGAACTGCAGCTGCGACACACTCGGAATTGTCCAGATACCAGTTAAATCAATACATATCCATCAAAGTCCCTCTGGTGTTAAAAGCTGCATGTACTCACCGTGTTACAGAGGGAAGATCCCGAAAGCTGCGGGGGGTCCGGCCACACAGATGAAGACGGGAAAAAGTTCCTGCAGTCCCCTCGTCGCCAATTCCGAGGTGGTTTTAAAGCAGCCGCTCGCTGGAGAAAACGATGTCACCGGCCTCTGAAATGTCATTGGCTGTTTGCTTAACTGATTTTCCGccctctgattttttttttatgatcaaaaACCCTTATCATATGAGGACTACGTCGCCGTTGCGCAAATCCTTTATATAATCGTCTCTGATCTTTATTAACACTACGATGGCATGCGACTGCAGCATGCACTTGCAGCCTATTGTCATAAATGGGACTACTTTGCAGCCACGACGTGAATGGCACGTGACAACGTTGTGACGTCATTGTCTCAAACACAGgataacatatattttttttcaaatgttacaaATCGTGGTCAAGTTTGCCCAAGAGCAGAAGCTGAGGGGAACTAAAACACCAGACTGCTTACATGCATGAACACCAGCACCCGGGCAGCTGCTGAGGGGGCACTAAAGTTCATTTCCAGGATTGAATATTTACCCTGGCACAGTCTGGGTGATGTTGTGTACAAGCATAATCATCCCATTACTTCACCCAGGAGATAAGGGAACATCTGATCTCTGAGCCGTGTCGCAACGTATGACTGCAAAatgttcatactgtacacagacacatatCTTATGACCGTTATTAAACTGGAATGATGGGTTGAACATTCATTCCAGGTTGTGCAACAGCTGTTACAAGACAGTTGTTTGAGGCAAAGAGCTAAGAGTGGCGCC
The sequence above is a segment of the Scophthalmus maximus strain ysfricsl-2021 chromosome 10, ASM2237912v1, whole genome shotgun sequence genome. Coding sequences within it:
- the scdb gene encoding stearoyl-CoA desaturase b, producing the protein MTETETRSRRADKQQQRNGDAATEQAASSTTTAAAADDVFDDTYREKEGPKPPTTLVWRNIVLMSLLHAGALYGLVVLPRASGFTLAWTVVCYLISALGVTAGAHRLWSHRSYKASFPLRVFLALANSMAFQNDVYEWARDHRVHHKYSETDADPHNAVRGFFFAHIGWLLVRKHPDVIEKGRKLEMLDLKADEVVMFQRRHYKMSVVIFCFVVPTLVPWYFWGESFVVGYFVPGLLRYALVLNATWLVNSAAHIWGNRPYDKTINPRENRLVAVSAMGEGFHNYHHTFPFDYATSEFGCRLNLTTAFINLMCSLGLAKDCKSVSKEMIAARVQRTGDGSHKSG